In Equus quagga isolate Etosha38 chromosome 14, UCLA_HA_Equagga_1.0, whole genome shotgun sequence, one DNA window encodes the following:
- the RGL3 gene encoding ral guanine nucleotide dissociation stimulator-like 3 isoform X1 produces the protein MERTAGRELALAPLQDWGQETEDGAVYSVSLRRQRSQRWSPGQGPGGGEVPSPAACDAFLHYRTSKVRALRAARLERLVQELVSGDRAQDPGFVPAFLATHRAFVPTARVLALLLPPPPPPLPPGVEIKKTEGRDLSFNQNLRAVVSVLGSWLRDHPQDFRDPPAHSDLSSVRTFLGWAAPLGAEAREAEKLLGEFLEEAEHAQEEEAQPQARAGPPGAAQTPCAGCREGCSQEEEGLVQEGPELLDFGVDEVAEQLTLLDVELFSRVRPCECLGSVWSQRDRPGAAGVAPTVRATVTQFNTVTGCVLGSVLGPPGLAAPQRAQRLEKWIHIAQRCRELRNFSSLRAILSALQSNPIYRLKRSWGAVSREPLSTFRKLSQIFSDENNHLSCREILSQEEATEGPQEEDTPPGSLPSKLPPGPVPYLGTFLTDLIMLDTALPDMLEGDLINFEKRRKEWEILARIQQLQRRCRSYCLSPHPPVLAALRAQRQLSEEQSYHVSRVTEPPAASCPSSPRVRRRISLTKRLSAKLSREKGPSPGGSPGDPSSPTSSLSPGSPPSSPRSKDPPPGSTPASPGPQVPSTKLPLSPDLPGPRPLALSLSGPCIPLPGQQGSEARVIRVSIDNDHGNLYRSILLTSQDKAPSVVQRALQKHNVAQPWAHDYQLFQVLPGDRELLIPDNANVFYAMSPAAPGDFMLRRKEGARHTNSVSPT, from the exons ATGGAGCGGACAGCGGGCCGGGAGCTCGCCCTG GCGCCGCTGCAGGACTGGGGCCAGGAGACCGAGGACGGCGCGGTGTACAGTGTGTCCCTGCGGCGGCAGCGCAGCCAGCGCTGGAGCCCGGGACAGGGGCCTGGGGGCGGCGAG GTCCCCAGCCCCGCTGCCTGCGACGCCTTCCTCCATTACCGTACCAGCAAGGTGCGGGCGCTGAGGGCGGCGCGGCTGGAGCGGCTGGTGCAGGAGCTGGTGTCTGGAGACCGCGCACAGGACCCGGGCTTCGTGCCAGCCTTCCTGGCCACCCACCGGGCCTTCGTGCCCACTGCCCGGGTGCTGGCCCTTCTcctgcccccgccgccgccgcccctgcCTCCGGG GGTAGAGATCAAGAAGACAGAGGGCCGCGATCTGAGCTTCAACCAGAACCTGAG GGCTGTGGTGTCGGTGCTGGGCTCCTGGCTGCGGGACCACCCTCAGGATTTCCGGGACCCTCCGGCCCACTCGGACCTGAGCAGTGTTCGCACCTTCCTGGGCTGGGCGGCCCCCCTGGGTGCCGAGGCCCGGGAGGCGGAGAAGCTGCTGGGCGAGTTCCTGGAGGAGGCTGAGCATGCGCAGGAAGAGGAGGCgcagccccaggccagggcag GACCTCCCGGAGCTGCCCAGACTCCCTGTGCAGGCTGCCGGGAAGGCTGCTCGCAAGAGGAGGAAGGATTGGTGCAGGAAGGCCCTGAGCTCCTGGACTTCGGTGTAGACGAAGTGGCCGAGCAGCTGACCCTGCTGGACGTG GAGCTCTTCTCCCGCGTGCGGCCCTGCGAGTGCCTGGGCTCCGTGTGGTCGCAGCGGGACCGGCCTGGGGCCGCAGGCGTCGCCCCCACCGTGCGCGCCACTGTCACCCAGTTCAACACAGTGACCGGCTGCGTGCTGGGCTCCGTGCTCGGGCCGCCGGGCCTGGCCGCCCCGCAGAGGGCGCAGCGGCTGGAGAAGTGGATCCACATCGCCCAG cgcTGCCGGGAGCTGCGGAACTTCTCCTCGCTGCGCGCCATCCTGTCGGCCCTGCAGTCGAACCCCATCTACCGCCTCAAGCGCAGCTGGGGCGCCGTGAGCCG GGAACCCTTATCCACTTTCAGGAAACTTTCACAGATTTTCTCCGACGAGAACAACCACCTCAGCTGCAGAGAGATCCTTTCCCAG GAGGAGGCCACCGAGGGACCCCAAGAGGAGGACACCcccccaggaagcctgccctCA AAACTGCCCCCAGGCCCTGTCCCCTACCTTGGTACCTTTCTCACGGACCTGATTATGCTGGACACAGCCCTACCGGACATGCTAGAG GGGGATCTCATCAACtttgagaagaggaggaag GAGTGGGAGATCCTGGCCCGCATCCAGCAGCTGCAGAGGCGCTGTCGGAGCTACTGCCTGAGCCCTCACCCGCCTGTCCTGGCTGCCCTGCGGGCACAGCGGCAGCTCAGCGAGGAGCAGAG CTACCACGTCTCCCGTGTCACTGAGCCGCCGGCcgcctcctgccccagctccccacGTGTCCGGCGGCGAATCAGCCTCACCAAGCGCCTCAGTGC GAAGCTGTCCCGAGAGAAAGGCCCGTCCCCTGGCGGGAGTCCCGGGGACCCCTCATCCCCCACCTCCAG TCTGTCCCCAGGGTCCCCCCCGTCCAGTCCTAGAAGCAAGGACCCTCCTCCTGGCAGTACCCCGGCCTCTCCAGGCCCCCAGGTTCCCAGCACCAAG CTGCCCCTGAGCCCAGACCTGCCAGGCCCCCGGCCCCTGGCCTTGTCCCTGAGCGGCCCTTGCATCCCCCTCCCGGGACAGCAGGGCTCGGAGGCCCGTGTCATCCGCGTCAGCATCGATAATGACCATGGGAACCTGTATCGGAGTATCTTG CTCACTAGTCAGGACAAGGCCCCCAGCGTGGTGCAGCGAGCCTTGCAAAAGCATAATgtggcccagccctgggcccatgACTACCAGCTCTTCCAAGTCCTTCCTGGGGACCGGG AGCTCCTGATTCCGGACAACGCCAACGTCTTCTATGCCATGAGTCCAGCCGCCCCCGGAGACTTCATGCTGCGCCGGAAGGAGGGGGCCCGGCACACAAACTCAGTCTCCCCGACCTGA
- the RGL3 gene encoding ral guanine nucleotide dissociation stimulator-like 3 isoform X4, whose product MERTAGRELALAPLQDWGQETEDGAVYSVSLRRQRSQRWSPGQGPGGGEVPSPAACDAFLHYRTSKVRALRAARLERLVQELVSGDRAQDPGFVPAFLATHRAFVPTARVLALLLPPPPPPLPPGVEIKKTEGRDLSFNQNLRAVVSVLGSWLRDHPQDFRDPPAHSDLSSVRTFLGWAAPLGAEAREAEKLLGEFLEEAEHAQEEEAQPQARAGPPGAAQTPCAGCREGCSQEEEGLVQEGPELLDFGVDEVAEQLTLLDVELFSRVRPCECLGSVWSQRDRPGAAGVAPTVRATVTQFNTVTGCVLGSVLGPPGLAAPQRAQRLEKWIHIAQRCRELRNFSSLRAILSALQSNPIYRLKRSWGAVSREPLSTFRKLSQIFSDENNHLSCREILSQEEATEGPQEEDTPPGSLPSKLPPGPVPYLGTFLTDLIMLDTALPDMLEGDLINFEKRRKEWEILARIQQLQRRCRSYCLSPHPPVLAALRAQRQLSEEQRKLSREKGPSPGGSPGDPSSPTSSLSPGSPPSSPRSKDPPPGSTPASPGPQVPSTKLPLSPDLPGPRPLALSLSGPCIPLPGQQGSEARVIRVSIDNDHGNLYRSILLTSQDKAPSVVQRALQKHNVAQPWAHDYQLFQVLPGDRELLIPDNANVFYAMSPAAPGDFMLRRKEGARHTNSVSPT is encoded by the exons ATGGAGCGGACAGCGGGCCGGGAGCTCGCCCTG GCGCCGCTGCAGGACTGGGGCCAGGAGACCGAGGACGGCGCGGTGTACAGTGTGTCCCTGCGGCGGCAGCGCAGCCAGCGCTGGAGCCCGGGACAGGGGCCTGGGGGCGGCGAG GTCCCCAGCCCCGCTGCCTGCGACGCCTTCCTCCATTACCGTACCAGCAAGGTGCGGGCGCTGAGGGCGGCGCGGCTGGAGCGGCTGGTGCAGGAGCTGGTGTCTGGAGACCGCGCACAGGACCCGGGCTTCGTGCCAGCCTTCCTGGCCACCCACCGGGCCTTCGTGCCCACTGCCCGGGTGCTGGCCCTTCTcctgcccccgccgccgccgcccctgcCTCCGGG GGTAGAGATCAAGAAGACAGAGGGCCGCGATCTGAGCTTCAACCAGAACCTGAG GGCTGTGGTGTCGGTGCTGGGCTCCTGGCTGCGGGACCACCCTCAGGATTTCCGGGACCCTCCGGCCCACTCGGACCTGAGCAGTGTTCGCACCTTCCTGGGCTGGGCGGCCCCCCTGGGTGCCGAGGCCCGGGAGGCGGAGAAGCTGCTGGGCGAGTTCCTGGAGGAGGCTGAGCATGCGCAGGAAGAGGAGGCgcagccccaggccagggcag GACCTCCCGGAGCTGCCCAGACTCCCTGTGCAGGCTGCCGGGAAGGCTGCTCGCAAGAGGAGGAAGGATTGGTGCAGGAAGGCCCTGAGCTCCTGGACTTCGGTGTAGACGAAGTGGCCGAGCAGCTGACCCTGCTGGACGTG GAGCTCTTCTCCCGCGTGCGGCCCTGCGAGTGCCTGGGCTCCGTGTGGTCGCAGCGGGACCGGCCTGGGGCCGCAGGCGTCGCCCCCACCGTGCGCGCCACTGTCACCCAGTTCAACACAGTGACCGGCTGCGTGCTGGGCTCCGTGCTCGGGCCGCCGGGCCTGGCCGCCCCGCAGAGGGCGCAGCGGCTGGAGAAGTGGATCCACATCGCCCAG cgcTGCCGGGAGCTGCGGAACTTCTCCTCGCTGCGCGCCATCCTGTCGGCCCTGCAGTCGAACCCCATCTACCGCCTCAAGCGCAGCTGGGGCGCCGTGAGCCG GGAACCCTTATCCACTTTCAGGAAACTTTCACAGATTTTCTCCGACGAGAACAACCACCTCAGCTGCAGAGAGATCCTTTCCCAG GAGGAGGCCACCGAGGGACCCCAAGAGGAGGACACCcccccaggaagcctgccctCA AAACTGCCCCCAGGCCCTGTCCCCTACCTTGGTACCTTTCTCACGGACCTGATTATGCTGGACACAGCCCTACCGGACATGCTAGAG GGGGATCTCATCAACtttgagaagaggaggaag GAGTGGGAGATCCTGGCCCGCATCCAGCAGCTGCAGAGGCGCTGTCGGAGCTACTGCCTGAGCCCTCACCCGCCTGTCCTGGCTGCCCTGCGGGCACAGCGGCAGCTCAGCGAGGAGCAGAG GAAGCTGTCCCGAGAGAAAGGCCCGTCCCCTGGCGGGAGTCCCGGGGACCCCTCATCCCCCACCTCCAG TCTGTCCCCAGGGTCCCCCCCGTCCAGTCCTAGAAGCAAGGACCCTCCTCCTGGCAGTACCCCGGCCTCTCCAGGCCCCCAGGTTCCCAGCACCAAG CTGCCCCTGAGCCCAGACCTGCCAGGCCCCCGGCCCCTGGCCTTGTCCCTGAGCGGCCCTTGCATCCCCCTCCCGGGACAGCAGGGCTCGGAGGCCCGTGTCATCCGCGTCAGCATCGATAATGACCATGGGAACCTGTATCGGAGTATCTTG CTCACTAGTCAGGACAAGGCCCCCAGCGTGGTGCAGCGAGCCTTGCAAAAGCATAATgtggcccagccctgggcccatgACTACCAGCTCTTCCAAGTCCTTCCTGGGGACCGGG AGCTCCTGATTCCGGACAACGCCAACGTCTTCTATGCCATGAGTCCAGCCGCCCCCGGAGACTTCATGCTGCGCCGGAAGGAGGGGGCCCGGCACACAAACTCAGTCTCCCCGACCTGA
- the RGL3 gene encoding ral guanine nucleotide dissociation stimulator-like 3 isoform X6 — protein sequence MERTAGRELALAPLQDWGQETEDGAVYSVSLRRQRSQRWSPGQGPGGGEVPSPAACDAFLHYRTSKVRALRAARLERLVQELVSGDRAQDPGFVPAFLATHRAFVPTARVLALLLPPPPPPLPPGVEIKKTEGRDLSFNQNLRAVVSVLGSWLRDHPQDFRDPPAHSDLSSVRTFLGWAAPLGAEAREAEKLLGEFLEEAEHAQEEEAQPQARAGPPGAAQTPCAGCREGCSQEEEGLVQEGPELLDFGVDEVAEQLTLLDVELFSRVRPCECLGSVWSQRDRPGAAGVAPTVRATVTQFNTVTGCVLGSVLGPPGLAAPQRAQRLEKWIHIAQRCRELRNFSSLRAILSALQSNPIYRLKRSWGAVSREPLSTFRKLSQIFSDENNHLSCREILSQEEATEGPQEEDTPPGSLPSKLPPGPVPYLGTFLTDLIMLDTALPDMLEGDLINFEKRRKEWEILARIQQLQRRCRSYCLSPHPPVLAALRAQRQLSEEQSYHVSRVTEPPAASCPSSPRVRRRISLTKRLRSCPERKARPLAGVPGTPHPPPPVCPQGPPRPVLEARTLLLAVPRPLQAPRFPAPSCP from the exons ATGGAGCGGACAGCGGGCCGGGAGCTCGCCCTG GCGCCGCTGCAGGACTGGGGCCAGGAGACCGAGGACGGCGCGGTGTACAGTGTGTCCCTGCGGCGGCAGCGCAGCCAGCGCTGGAGCCCGGGACAGGGGCCTGGGGGCGGCGAG GTCCCCAGCCCCGCTGCCTGCGACGCCTTCCTCCATTACCGTACCAGCAAGGTGCGGGCGCTGAGGGCGGCGCGGCTGGAGCGGCTGGTGCAGGAGCTGGTGTCTGGAGACCGCGCACAGGACCCGGGCTTCGTGCCAGCCTTCCTGGCCACCCACCGGGCCTTCGTGCCCACTGCCCGGGTGCTGGCCCTTCTcctgcccccgccgccgccgcccctgcCTCCGGG GGTAGAGATCAAGAAGACAGAGGGCCGCGATCTGAGCTTCAACCAGAACCTGAG GGCTGTGGTGTCGGTGCTGGGCTCCTGGCTGCGGGACCACCCTCAGGATTTCCGGGACCCTCCGGCCCACTCGGACCTGAGCAGTGTTCGCACCTTCCTGGGCTGGGCGGCCCCCCTGGGTGCCGAGGCCCGGGAGGCGGAGAAGCTGCTGGGCGAGTTCCTGGAGGAGGCTGAGCATGCGCAGGAAGAGGAGGCgcagccccaggccagggcag GACCTCCCGGAGCTGCCCAGACTCCCTGTGCAGGCTGCCGGGAAGGCTGCTCGCAAGAGGAGGAAGGATTGGTGCAGGAAGGCCCTGAGCTCCTGGACTTCGGTGTAGACGAAGTGGCCGAGCAGCTGACCCTGCTGGACGTG GAGCTCTTCTCCCGCGTGCGGCCCTGCGAGTGCCTGGGCTCCGTGTGGTCGCAGCGGGACCGGCCTGGGGCCGCAGGCGTCGCCCCCACCGTGCGCGCCACTGTCACCCAGTTCAACACAGTGACCGGCTGCGTGCTGGGCTCCGTGCTCGGGCCGCCGGGCCTGGCCGCCCCGCAGAGGGCGCAGCGGCTGGAGAAGTGGATCCACATCGCCCAG cgcTGCCGGGAGCTGCGGAACTTCTCCTCGCTGCGCGCCATCCTGTCGGCCCTGCAGTCGAACCCCATCTACCGCCTCAAGCGCAGCTGGGGCGCCGTGAGCCG GGAACCCTTATCCACTTTCAGGAAACTTTCACAGATTTTCTCCGACGAGAACAACCACCTCAGCTGCAGAGAGATCCTTTCCCAG GAGGAGGCCACCGAGGGACCCCAAGAGGAGGACACCcccccaggaagcctgccctCA AAACTGCCCCCAGGCCCTGTCCCCTACCTTGGTACCTTTCTCACGGACCTGATTATGCTGGACACAGCCCTACCGGACATGCTAGAG GGGGATCTCATCAACtttgagaagaggaggaag GAGTGGGAGATCCTGGCCCGCATCCAGCAGCTGCAGAGGCGCTGTCGGAGCTACTGCCTGAGCCCTCACCCGCCTGTCCTGGCTGCCCTGCGGGCACAGCGGCAGCTCAGCGAGGAGCAGAG CTACCACGTCTCCCGTGTCACTGAGCCGCCGGCcgcctcctgccccagctccccacGTGTCCGGCGGCGAATCAGCCTCACCAAGCGCCTCA GAAGCTGTCCCGAGAGAAAGGCCCGTCCCCTGGCGGGAGTCCCGGGGACCCCTCATCCCCCACCTCCAG TCTGTCCCCAGGGTCCCCCCCGTCCAGTCCTAGAAGCAAGGACCCTCCTCCTGGCAGTACCCCGGCCTCTCCAGGCCCCCAGGTTCCCAGCACCAAG CTGCCCCTGA
- the RGL3 gene encoding ral guanine nucleotide dissociation stimulator-like 3 isoform X5 → MERTAGRELALVPSPAACDAFLHYRTSKVRALRAARLERLVQELVSGDRAQDPGFVPAFLATHRAFVPTARVLALLLPPPPPPLPPGVEIKKTEGRDLSFNQNLRAVVSVLGSWLRDHPQDFRDPPAHSDLSSVRTFLGWAAPLGAEAREAEKLLGEFLEEAEHAQEEEAQPQARAGPPGAAQTPCAGCREGCSQEEEGLVQEGPELLDFGVDEVAEQLTLLDVELFSRVRPCECLGSVWSQRDRPGAAGVAPTVRATVTQFNTVTGCVLGSVLGPPGLAAPQRAQRLEKWIHIAQRCRELRNFSSLRAILSALQSNPIYRLKRSWGAVSREPLSTFRKLSQIFSDENNHLSCREILSQEEATEGPQEEDTPPGSLPSKLPPGPVPYLGTFLTDLIMLDTALPDMLEGDLINFEKRRKEWEILARIQQLQRRCRSYCLSPHPPVLAALRAQRQLSEEQSYHVSRVTEPPAASCPSSPRVRRRISLTKRLSAKLSREKGPSPGGSPGDPSSPTSSLSPGSPPSSPRSKDPPPGSTPASPGPQVPSTKLPLSPDLPGPRPLALSLSGPCIPLPGQQGSEARVIRVSIDNDHGNLYRSILLTSQDKAPSVVQRALQKHNVAQPWAHDYQLFQVLPGDRELLIPDNANVFYAMSPAAPGDFMLRRKEGARHTNSVSPT, encoded by the exons ATGGAGCGGACAGCGGGCCGGGAGCTCGCCCTG GTCCCCAGCCCCGCTGCCTGCGACGCCTTCCTCCATTACCGTACCAGCAAGGTGCGGGCGCTGAGGGCGGCGCGGCTGGAGCGGCTGGTGCAGGAGCTGGTGTCTGGAGACCGCGCACAGGACCCGGGCTTCGTGCCAGCCTTCCTGGCCACCCACCGGGCCTTCGTGCCCACTGCCCGGGTGCTGGCCCTTCTcctgcccccgccgccgccgcccctgcCTCCGGG GGTAGAGATCAAGAAGACAGAGGGCCGCGATCTGAGCTTCAACCAGAACCTGAG GGCTGTGGTGTCGGTGCTGGGCTCCTGGCTGCGGGACCACCCTCAGGATTTCCGGGACCCTCCGGCCCACTCGGACCTGAGCAGTGTTCGCACCTTCCTGGGCTGGGCGGCCCCCCTGGGTGCCGAGGCCCGGGAGGCGGAGAAGCTGCTGGGCGAGTTCCTGGAGGAGGCTGAGCATGCGCAGGAAGAGGAGGCgcagccccaggccagggcag GACCTCCCGGAGCTGCCCAGACTCCCTGTGCAGGCTGCCGGGAAGGCTGCTCGCAAGAGGAGGAAGGATTGGTGCAGGAAGGCCCTGAGCTCCTGGACTTCGGTGTAGACGAAGTGGCCGAGCAGCTGACCCTGCTGGACGTG GAGCTCTTCTCCCGCGTGCGGCCCTGCGAGTGCCTGGGCTCCGTGTGGTCGCAGCGGGACCGGCCTGGGGCCGCAGGCGTCGCCCCCACCGTGCGCGCCACTGTCACCCAGTTCAACACAGTGACCGGCTGCGTGCTGGGCTCCGTGCTCGGGCCGCCGGGCCTGGCCGCCCCGCAGAGGGCGCAGCGGCTGGAGAAGTGGATCCACATCGCCCAG cgcTGCCGGGAGCTGCGGAACTTCTCCTCGCTGCGCGCCATCCTGTCGGCCCTGCAGTCGAACCCCATCTACCGCCTCAAGCGCAGCTGGGGCGCCGTGAGCCG GGAACCCTTATCCACTTTCAGGAAACTTTCACAGATTTTCTCCGACGAGAACAACCACCTCAGCTGCAGAGAGATCCTTTCCCAG GAGGAGGCCACCGAGGGACCCCAAGAGGAGGACACCcccccaggaagcctgccctCA AAACTGCCCCCAGGCCCTGTCCCCTACCTTGGTACCTTTCTCACGGACCTGATTATGCTGGACACAGCCCTACCGGACATGCTAGAG GGGGATCTCATCAACtttgagaagaggaggaag GAGTGGGAGATCCTGGCCCGCATCCAGCAGCTGCAGAGGCGCTGTCGGAGCTACTGCCTGAGCCCTCACCCGCCTGTCCTGGCTGCCCTGCGGGCACAGCGGCAGCTCAGCGAGGAGCAGAG CTACCACGTCTCCCGTGTCACTGAGCCGCCGGCcgcctcctgccccagctccccacGTGTCCGGCGGCGAATCAGCCTCACCAAGCGCCTCAGTGC GAAGCTGTCCCGAGAGAAAGGCCCGTCCCCTGGCGGGAGTCCCGGGGACCCCTCATCCCCCACCTCCAG TCTGTCCCCAGGGTCCCCCCCGTCCAGTCCTAGAAGCAAGGACCCTCCTCCTGGCAGTACCCCGGCCTCTCCAGGCCCCCAGGTTCCCAGCACCAAG CTGCCCCTGAGCCCAGACCTGCCAGGCCCCCGGCCCCTGGCCTTGTCCCTGAGCGGCCCTTGCATCCCCCTCCCGGGACAGCAGGGCTCGGAGGCCCGTGTCATCCGCGTCAGCATCGATAATGACCATGGGAACCTGTATCGGAGTATCTTG CTCACTAGTCAGGACAAGGCCCCCAGCGTGGTGCAGCGAGCCTTGCAAAAGCATAATgtggcccagccctgggcccatgACTACCAGCTCTTCCAAGTCCTTCCTGGGGACCGGG AGCTCCTGATTCCGGACAACGCCAACGTCTTCTATGCCATGAGTCCAGCCGCCCCCGGAGACTTCATGCTGCGCCGGAAGGAGGGGGCCCGGCACACAAACTCAGTCTCCCCGACCTGA
- the RGL3 gene encoding ral guanine nucleotide dissociation stimulator-like 3 isoform X3, protein MERTAGRELALAPLQDWGQETEDGAVYSVSLRRQRSQRWSPGQGPGGGEVPSPAACDAFLHYRTSKVRALRAARLERLVQELVSGDRAQDPGFVPAFLATHRAFVPTARVLALLLPPPPPPLPPGVEIKKTEGRDLSFNQNLRAVVSVLGSWLRDHPQDFRDPPAHSDLSSVRTFLGWAAPLGAEAREAEKLLGEFLEEAEHAQEEEAQPQARAGPPGAAQTPCAGCREGCSQEEEGLVQEGPELLDFGVDEVAEQLTLLDVELFSRVRPCECLGSVWSQRDRPGAAGVAPTVRATVTQFNTVTGCVLGSVLGPPGLAAPQRAQRLEKWIHIAQRCRELRNFSSLRAILSALQSNPIYRLKRSWGAVSREPLSTFRKLSQIFSDENNHLSCREILSQEEATEGPQEEDTPPGSLPSGDLINFEKRRKEWEILARIQQLQRRCRSYCLSPHPPVLAALRAQRQLSEEQSYHVSRVTEPPAASCPSSPRVRRRISLTKRLSAKLSREKGPSPGGSPGDPSSPTSSLSPGSPPSSPRSKDPPPGSTPASPGPQVPSTKLPLSPDLPGPRPLALSLSGPCIPLPGQQGSEARVIRVSIDNDHGNLYRSILLTSQDKAPSVVQRALQKHNVAQPWAHDYQLFQVLPGDRELLIPDNANVFYAMSPAAPGDFMLRRKEGARHTNSVSPT, encoded by the exons ATGGAGCGGACAGCGGGCCGGGAGCTCGCCCTG GCGCCGCTGCAGGACTGGGGCCAGGAGACCGAGGACGGCGCGGTGTACAGTGTGTCCCTGCGGCGGCAGCGCAGCCAGCGCTGGAGCCCGGGACAGGGGCCTGGGGGCGGCGAG GTCCCCAGCCCCGCTGCCTGCGACGCCTTCCTCCATTACCGTACCAGCAAGGTGCGGGCGCTGAGGGCGGCGCGGCTGGAGCGGCTGGTGCAGGAGCTGGTGTCTGGAGACCGCGCACAGGACCCGGGCTTCGTGCCAGCCTTCCTGGCCACCCACCGGGCCTTCGTGCCCACTGCCCGGGTGCTGGCCCTTCTcctgcccccgccgccgccgcccctgcCTCCGGG GGTAGAGATCAAGAAGACAGAGGGCCGCGATCTGAGCTTCAACCAGAACCTGAG GGCTGTGGTGTCGGTGCTGGGCTCCTGGCTGCGGGACCACCCTCAGGATTTCCGGGACCCTCCGGCCCACTCGGACCTGAGCAGTGTTCGCACCTTCCTGGGCTGGGCGGCCCCCCTGGGTGCCGAGGCCCGGGAGGCGGAGAAGCTGCTGGGCGAGTTCCTGGAGGAGGCTGAGCATGCGCAGGAAGAGGAGGCgcagccccaggccagggcag GACCTCCCGGAGCTGCCCAGACTCCCTGTGCAGGCTGCCGGGAAGGCTGCTCGCAAGAGGAGGAAGGATTGGTGCAGGAAGGCCCTGAGCTCCTGGACTTCGGTGTAGACGAAGTGGCCGAGCAGCTGACCCTGCTGGACGTG GAGCTCTTCTCCCGCGTGCGGCCCTGCGAGTGCCTGGGCTCCGTGTGGTCGCAGCGGGACCGGCCTGGGGCCGCAGGCGTCGCCCCCACCGTGCGCGCCACTGTCACCCAGTTCAACACAGTGACCGGCTGCGTGCTGGGCTCCGTGCTCGGGCCGCCGGGCCTGGCCGCCCCGCAGAGGGCGCAGCGGCTGGAGAAGTGGATCCACATCGCCCAG cgcTGCCGGGAGCTGCGGAACTTCTCCTCGCTGCGCGCCATCCTGTCGGCCCTGCAGTCGAACCCCATCTACCGCCTCAAGCGCAGCTGGGGCGCCGTGAGCCG GGAACCCTTATCCACTTTCAGGAAACTTTCACAGATTTTCTCCGACGAGAACAACCACCTCAGCTGCAGAGAGATCCTTTCCCAG GAGGAGGCCACCGAGGGACCCCAAGAGGAGGACACCcccccaggaagcctgccctCA GGGGATCTCATCAACtttgagaagaggaggaag GAGTGGGAGATCCTGGCCCGCATCCAGCAGCTGCAGAGGCGCTGTCGGAGCTACTGCCTGAGCCCTCACCCGCCTGTCCTGGCTGCCCTGCGGGCACAGCGGCAGCTCAGCGAGGAGCAGAG CTACCACGTCTCCCGTGTCACTGAGCCGCCGGCcgcctcctgccccagctccccacGTGTCCGGCGGCGAATCAGCCTCACCAAGCGCCTCAGTGC GAAGCTGTCCCGAGAGAAAGGCCCGTCCCCTGGCGGGAGTCCCGGGGACCCCTCATCCCCCACCTCCAG TCTGTCCCCAGGGTCCCCCCCGTCCAGTCCTAGAAGCAAGGACCCTCCTCCTGGCAGTACCCCGGCCTCTCCAGGCCCCCAGGTTCCCAGCACCAAG CTGCCCCTGAGCCCAGACCTGCCAGGCCCCCGGCCCCTGGCCTTGTCCCTGAGCGGCCCTTGCATCCCCCTCCCGGGACAGCAGGGCTCGGAGGCCCGTGTCATCCGCGTCAGCATCGATAATGACCATGGGAACCTGTATCGGAGTATCTTG CTCACTAGTCAGGACAAGGCCCCCAGCGTGGTGCAGCGAGCCTTGCAAAAGCATAATgtggcccagccctgggcccatgACTACCAGCTCTTCCAAGTCCTTCCTGGGGACCGGG AGCTCCTGATTCCGGACAACGCCAACGTCTTCTATGCCATGAGTCCAGCCGCCCCCGGAGACTTCATGCTGCGCCGGAAGGAGGGGGCCCGGCACACAAACTCAGTCTCCCCGACCTGA